The following proteins come from a genomic window of Venturia canescens isolate UGA chromosome 4, ASM1945775v1, whole genome shotgun sequence:
- the Brd7-9 gene encoding bromodomain-containing protein 7 isoform X1 codes for MSTKKHKRHKRERQEELNCSTGEKPPGLKLILKVGGSSGTPEYGGESPSQTAMLSQQYQQQLGCNYSVTPGESEYDRYMGHKKLKKKKKKKDKRHKHHHKDKKRRREESSQESVGDADECNLEIPKKIVTQQLIPLGPPSSMDQQQQQQQQQQQQQQQQQQQQLLHQGQQQQQQQQQQQQHQPRVGVASASSGSSLSPHREPRTCVLRKIAERTPLQRLLEHLLRSMEKRDPQQFFAWPVTDNIAPGYSSIITNPMDFSTIKQKIDENVYRNLHEFVEDFRLMCNNAQTYNHQDTIYYKAAKKLLHVGLKMVTPEKLRQLRPVLTYMHDISREELGFELGVEDPDNPDVLVTEEQIEKEREQEERNEEAEELRKENQRKMRLASLGKFEAVPDDLTPEEILKQARGAAKAASEKLSLKRLNTKMGFLRQKKDGTTSLQIIVPGDGVIPGTNQRPVSLGQLIGKLSHGTGALAGFREDRRNMSKPVKPLYYGAFGSYAPSYDSTFANLTKEESDLVYATYGDETAVQYAESILDFAKDCDYTLTMVDDLLDILTSGDHRKTKKLLEEKRRLKEEEDKIKHLLEKPSVESNKNFTEERIKVDMDQLKTLSDIGINVNFLEDLEEEMKLTDERAVLQSRLDDTSQMLVRLRQAQHERLSAPPPTHLSNVPKPGETETNLAEKITDSLTDIAKKLPPSAIAPVDGLRRAMGIAPVSNLPEPMEVETITHDPALVAENTLIAQTTGNPMSTNLLRSSSPLATDILSPVRQTSGNISTLMPNSSQTNSIQIPIGLAHNTNSATLLNSTENTGVPDLESELREFLESDPTLGHSPLHDDKTLEDILSES; via the exons AGTTGAATTGTTCGACGGGTGAAAAACCTCCGGGGTTAAAGTTGATACTGAAAGTCGGTGGAAGTAGCGGGACGCCGGAGTACGGTGGTGAATCCCCGAGCCAAACAGCCATGTTGTCACAGCAATATCAACAACAGCTCGGTTGTAATTATTCCGTCACGCCAGGAGAATCCGAGTACGACAGGTACATGGGACATAAAaagttgaagaagaaaaaaaagaagaaggacAAGAGGCACAAGCATCATCACAAGGATAAAAAGAGAAGGAGGGAGGAATCGAGCCAAGAATCTGTGGGAGATGCGGACGAATGTAATCTCGAAATaccgaaaaaaatagtgactCAACAACTGATACCACTTGGACCACCTTCTTCGATGGaccagcagcaacagcagcaacagcaacaacaacaacaacaacaacaacaacaacaacaacagctaTTGCATCAAGgtcagcagcagcaacagcaacaacaacaacaacaacaacatcaACCGAGAGTCGGTGTAGCATCGGCTTCGAGTGGGAGCTCGTTGTCGCCTCATCGCGAGCCACGAACTTGTGTTCTTCGGAAAATAGCCGAACGCACACCACTTCAACGTCTTCTCGAGCATCTTCTCCGTTCCATGGAAAAACGCGATCCCCAGCAATTTTTTGCGTGGCCCGTCACCGACAACATAGCCCCCGGTTATTCTTCTATAATCACAAACCCTATGGACTTTAGCacgataaaacaaaaaatcgatgaaaacgtCTATCGAAATTTGCACGAATTCGTCGAAGATTTCCGTCTCATGTGTAACAATGCACAAACATACAATCACCAAGACACGATTTACTATAAAGCGGCGAAAAAGCTTCTTCACGTTGGTCTCAAAATGGTTACGCCTGAAAAACTCCGACAGCTCAGGCCAGTTTTAACTTACATGCACGATATTTCCAGAGAGGAACTCGGTTTTGAGCTCGGTGTCGAAGACCCCGATAATCCAGATGTACTCGTTACGGAAGAGCAAATAGAAAAGGAACGAGAACAAGAAGAACGAAATGAAGAAGCCGAAGAATTGAGGAAAGAAAATCAAAGGAAAATGAGACTGGCCAGTTTGGGCAAATTCGAGGCTGTTCCGGACGATCTCACCCCGGAAGAGATTCTCAAACAGGCGAGAGGCGCTGCTAAAGCTGCCTCCGAAAAATTGAGCCTGAAGAGGCTCAATACCAAAATGGGATTTTTGAGGCAAAAAAAAGATGGCACTACGAGCTTACAGATAATCGTACCTGGCGATGGTGTGATTCCTGGTACGAACCAAAGACCTGTTTCCCTCGGACAACTTATCGGCAAACTGAGCCACGGTACCGGTGCTTTAGCCGGCTTCCGGGAGGATCGCCGCAATATGTCCAAACCTGTGAAGCCTCTTTATTATGGCGCTTTCGGCTCTTACGCGCCCAGCTACGACTCCACGTTCGCCAATTTAACTAAAGAAGAATCTGACCTCGTTTACGCGACCTACGGCGACGAAACTGCCGTACAATACGCCGAATCCATCCTCGATTTCGCCAAAGACTGCGACTACACTCTCACAATGGTCGATGATCTTTTGGATATTCTCACCAGCGGTGATCatagaaaaactaaaaaattacTCGAGGAAAAGAGACGACTCAAAGAGGAGGAAGATAAAATTAAGCATCTCCTCGAAAAACCTTCCGTAGAAAGCAATAAAAACTTTACCGAGGAACGAATCAAAGTTGATATGGATCAACTCAAAACACTTTCCGATATTGGCATTAATGTCAACTTCTTGGAGGATTTAG AAGAAGAAATGAAGCTGACGGATGAACGTGCGGTGCTTCAGAGTCGTTTGGACGATACATCGCAAATGTTAGTTCGTCTGAGACAAGCGCAGCACGAGCGTCTTTCAGCGCCACCGCCGACGCATCTGTCGAACGTCCCTAAACCCGGTGAAACCGAAACTAATCTTGCGGAAAAAATAACCGACAGTTTAACGGATATCGCGAAAAAACTTCCACCCTCGGCAATCGCTCCGGTGGACGGTTTACGTCGCGCCATGGGAATAGCTCCGGTCAGCAACCTTCCGGAGCCAATGGAAGTAGAAACGATAACGCACGATCCCGCGCTCGTCGCCGAGAACACACTGATCGCTCAAACCACCGGAAACCCGATGTCGACGAATTTACTTCGTTCTTCGTCTCCACTCGCAACCGACATATTGAGCCCTGTGAGACAAACATCTGGAAATATTTCTACTTTGATGCCCAACTCGTCACAAACGAATTCTATACAAATTCCAATTGGTCTTGCGCATAATACAAACAGCGCTACGCTTTTAAACAGTACCGAAAACACGGGAGTTCCTGATCTTGAATCCGAACTTCGAGAATTTCTCGAAAGCGATCCAACTCTCGGACATTCGCCACTTCACGACGACAAAACACTCGAAGATATACTGTCCGAATCgtaa
- the Brd7-9 gene encoding bromodomain-containing protein 7 isoform X2: protein MLSQQYQQQLGCNYSVTPGESEYDRYMGHKKLKKKKKKKDKRHKHHHKDKKRRREESSQESVGDADECNLEIPKKIVTQQLIPLGPPSSMDQQQQQQQQQQQQQQQQQQQQLLHQGQQQQQQQQQQQQHQPRVGVASASSGSSLSPHREPRTCVLRKIAERTPLQRLLEHLLRSMEKRDPQQFFAWPVTDNIAPGYSSIITNPMDFSTIKQKIDENVYRNLHEFVEDFRLMCNNAQTYNHQDTIYYKAAKKLLHVGLKMVTPEKLRQLRPVLTYMHDISREELGFELGVEDPDNPDVLVTEEQIEKEREQEERNEEAEELRKENQRKMRLASLGKFEAVPDDLTPEEILKQARGAAKAASEKLSLKRLNTKMGFLRQKKDGTTSLQIIVPGDGVIPGTNQRPVSLGQLIGKLSHGTGALAGFREDRRNMSKPVKPLYYGAFGSYAPSYDSTFANLTKEESDLVYATYGDETAVQYAESILDFAKDCDYTLTMVDDLLDILTSGDHRKTKKLLEEKRRLKEEEDKIKHLLEKPSVESNKNFTEERIKVDMDQLKTLSDIGINVNFLEDLEEEMKLTDERAVLQSRLDDTSQMLVRLRQAQHERLSAPPPTHLSNVPKPGETETNLAEKITDSLTDIAKKLPPSAIAPVDGLRRAMGIAPVSNLPEPMEVETITHDPALVAENTLIAQTTGNPMSTNLLRSSSPLATDILSPVRQTSGNISTLMPNSSQTNSIQIPIGLAHNTNSATLLNSTENTGVPDLESELREFLESDPTLGHSPLHDDKTLEDILSES, encoded by the exons ATGTTGTCACAGCAATATCAACAACAGCTCGGTTGTAATTATTCCGTCACGCCAGGAGAATCCGAGTACGACAGGTACATGGGACATAAAaagttgaagaagaaaaaaaagaagaaggacAAGAGGCACAAGCATCATCACAAGGATAAAAAGAGAAGGAGGGAGGAATCGAGCCAAGAATCTGTGGGAGATGCGGACGAATGTAATCTCGAAATaccgaaaaaaatagtgactCAACAACTGATACCACTTGGACCACCTTCTTCGATGGaccagcagcaacagcagcaacagcaacaacaacaacaacaacaacaacaacaacaacaacagctaTTGCATCAAGgtcagcagcagcaacagcaacaacaacaacaacaacaacatcaACCGAGAGTCGGTGTAGCATCGGCTTCGAGTGGGAGCTCGTTGTCGCCTCATCGCGAGCCACGAACTTGTGTTCTTCGGAAAATAGCCGAACGCACACCACTTCAACGTCTTCTCGAGCATCTTCTCCGTTCCATGGAAAAACGCGATCCCCAGCAATTTTTTGCGTGGCCCGTCACCGACAACATAGCCCCCGGTTATTCTTCTATAATCACAAACCCTATGGACTTTAGCacgataaaacaaaaaatcgatgaaaacgtCTATCGAAATTTGCACGAATTCGTCGAAGATTTCCGTCTCATGTGTAACAATGCACAAACATACAATCACCAAGACACGATTTACTATAAAGCGGCGAAAAAGCTTCTTCACGTTGGTCTCAAAATGGTTACGCCTGAAAAACTCCGACAGCTCAGGCCAGTTTTAACTTACATGCACGATATTTCCAGAGAGGAACTCGGTTTTGAGCTCGGTGTCGAAGACCCCGATAATCCAGATGTACTCGTTACGGAAGAGCAAATAGAAAAGGAACGAGAACAAGAAGAACGAAATGAAGAAGCCGAAGAATTGAGGAAAGAAAATCAAAGGAAAATGAGACTGGCCAGTTTGGGCAAATTCGAGGCTGTTCCGGACGATCTCACCCCGGAAGAGATTCTCAAACAGGCGAGAGGCGCTGCTAAAGCTGCCTCCGAAAAATTGAGCCTGAAGAGGCTCAATACCAAAATGGGATTTTTGAGGCAAAAAAAAGATGGCACTACGAGCTTACAGATAATCGTACCTGGCGATGGTGTGATTCCTGGTACGAACCAAAGACCTGTTTCCCTCGGACAACTTATCGGCAAACTGAGCCACGGTACCGGTGCTTTAGCCGGCTTCCGGGAGGATCGCCGCAATATGTCCAAACCTGTGAAGCCTCTTTATTATGGCGCTTTCGGCTCTTACGCGCCCAGCTACGACTCCACGTTCGCCAATTTAACTAAAGAAGAATCTGACCTCGTTTACGCGACCTACGGCGACGAAACTGCCGTACAATACGCCGAATCCATCCTCGATTTCGCCAAAGACTGCGACTACACTCTCACAATGGTCGATGATCTTTTGGATATTCTCACCAGCGGTGATCatagaaaaactaaaaaattacTCGAGGAAAAGAGACGACTCAAAGAGGAGGAAGATAAAATTAAGCATCTCCTCGAAAAACCTTCCGTAGAAAGCAATAAAAACTTTACCGAGGAACGAATCAAAGTTGATATGGATCAACTCAAAACACTTTCCGATATTGGCATTAATGTCAACTTCTTGGAGGATTTAG AAGAAGAAATGAAGCTGACGGATGAACGTGCGGTGCTTCAGAGTCGTTTGGACGATACATCGCAAATGTTAGTTCGTCTGAGACAAGCGCAGCACGAGCGTCTTTCAGCGCCACCGCCGACGCATCTGTCGAACGTCCCTAAACCCGGTGAAACCGAAACTAATCTTGCGGAAAAAATAACCGACAGTTTAACGGATATCGCGAAAAAACTTCCACCCTCGGCAATCGCTCCGGTGGACGGTTTACGTCGCGCCATGGGAATAGCTCCGGTCAGCAACCTTCCGGAGCCAATGGAAGTAGAAACGATAACGCACGATCCCGCGCTCGTCGCCGAGAACACACTGATCGCTCAAACCACCGGAAACCCGATGTCGACGAATTTACTTCGTTCTTCGTCTCCACTCGCAACCGACATATTGAGCCCTGTGAGACAAACATCTGGAAATATTTCTACTTTGATGCCCAACTCGTCACAAACGAATTCTATACAAATTCCAATTGGTCTTGCGCATAATACAAACAGCGCTACGCTTTTAAACAGTACCGAAAACACGGGAGTTCCTGATCTTGAATCCGAACTTCGAGAATTTCTCGAAAGCGATCCAACTCTCGGACATTCGCCACTTCACGACGACAAAACACTCGAAGATATACTGTCCGAATCgtaa